A stretch of DNA from Streptomyces gobiensis:
CAGAGGTCACGACAGCGCAATATCCACCCGATACGGTGGCCACGGGCGTGGACGCAGCGGTGAGGGAGGGGTTTTGGGCAGGGTCGTACTCATCACTGGAGTCGCCCGGCAGCTGGGCGGTCGCCTGGTGCGGCGTATTCAACGCGAACCCGATGTGGACCGGGTGATCGCCGTGGATGCCCTGGCGCCAGCGCACCATCTCGGCGGCGCGCAGTTCGTCCGGGCCGACATCCGGCAGCCCGCGATCGGCAAGCTGCTCGCTGAGCACGCTGTCGACACGGTCGTCCACATGGATGTGAACGGCACCCCGCTGACCCCGCGCAGCGGCCGGGCGTCGGTCAAGGAGACCAACGTCATCGGCACCATGCAGCTCCTGGGAGCCTGCCAGAAGGCGCCTTCCGTGCGGCGCCTGGTGGTGAAGTCCAGTACGAATGTCTACGGCTCCGCGCCCCGCGACCCCGCTGTCTTCGTTGAGTCGACCGCACCCAAGGCGCTGCCCAGCGGTGGCTTCGCCAAGGACACCGTCGAGGTCGAGGGGTATGTGCGCGGCTTCGCCCGGCGCCGTCCCGATGTGGCGGTCACCGTGCTGCGTTTCGCGAACATCCTGGGGCCGTGTGCGGACTCCTCATTCGCCGAGTACTTCAGATTGCCGGTGCTGCCGACCGTATTCGGCTATGACCCGCGGCTGCAGTTCGTACATGAAGACGATGCGATCGACGTGCTGTCGCTGGCGGCCGGAGAGCCGCGGCGCGGCTCGCTGAACGCCGGGACGTTCAATATCGCGGGCGACGGCGTACTGCTGCTGTCGCAGTGCGCGCGGCGGCTCGGGCGGCCCACGCTGCCGCTGCTGCTCCCGGCGATCAGCTGGGCCCGTACGGCGCTGCGTGCGGTCGGCGTCACGGACTTCTCGCCGGAACAGATCCGGCTGCTCACCCATGGCCGGGTCGTGCTCACCACGCAGATGCGTGAGGCCCTCGGTTTCGAACCCAGGCATACAACGGCCGATACCTTCGCCGACTTCGCGCGGACCCATGGACCCGGGCTGCTGCCGCCGGAGACCCTCGCCCATGCCGTCGACCGGATACAGGAGGCCGTCCGCAATGGCTGACGCCAAGGTCATTCCCTTCGACGACGACCGTTCGCGAGGTACGGGCAATACGGCGGGGCGGGGTCGGCGCAGCGGGCGGCGTAAGGGCGACGCGGCGCCGTCGCTGGCCTCCGTGCCCGTAACCGGGCAGTCACCCGCACAGCAGGCGGAGGCGGCCCCGGAGCCGCCTTCGGGGCCGCTTGCGGAGTCCCGGCTGCTGGACCGGCTGCTGGGCGGTGGCTGGGACCGTAAGGCGGCCCAGGGGCTGTCTTTTCTACGGCGGCGGGTCACCGGGGAGTACGAGGTCGACGACTTCGGCTATGACGCGGAGCTGACCGACCAGGTGCTGATGTCGCTGCTGCGGCCGATGTACGAGAAATACTTCCGGGTTGAGGTGCGGGGGGTTGAGAACATCCCGGCGGATGGCGGCGCGCTGGTGGTCGCCAACCACTCGGGGACGCTGCCGTGGGACGGGCTGATGCTTCAGGTCGCCGTCCATGACCACCATCCGGCCGACCGGCATCTGCGGTTGCTCGCCGCCGATCTGGTCTTTGTGCTGCCGGTCGTCAACGAGCTGGCCCGTAAGGCCGGGCACACTCTCGCCTGCGCGGAGGACGCCGGGCGGCTGCTGGAGCGCGGCGAGGTCGTCGGGGTGATGCCCGAGGGCTTCAAGGGGATCGGGAAGCCCTTTTCGGACCGCTACAAGCTGCAGCGCTTCGGCCGGGGCGGCTTTGTCTCCACGGCGCTGCGTGCGGGGGCGCCGATTGTGCCGTGCTCGATCGTGGGGGCGGAGGAGATATACCCGATGCTCGGCAACGCCAAGACGGTGGCGCGGCTGCTTGGGCTTCCGTACTTCCCGATTACGCCGACGTTCCCCTGGCTGGGGCCGCTTGGCGCGGTGCCGTTGCCGACGAAGTGGACGATCCAGTTCGGGGAGCCGATCCCTACGGATGGTTATCCGGCGGAGGCGGCGGATGATCCGATGCTGATGTTCAATCTGACGGATCAGGTGCGGGAGACGATTCAGCACACGCTGTACAAGTTGCTGGTGCAGCGTCGGTCGGTGTTCTTTTAGGCCCCTGTCCCACCCCTTCCCGTAACTGGGGGCGCTGCCCCCAGACCCCCGGTCCTCAAACGCCGGACAGGCTCATGTGAGCCTGTCCGGCGTCGTGCTACTTGTCGTCGTCTACCTCCAGGCCCAGGCCGGGGAGGCCGCCGGGGAGGAGGGGCGGGATGGTGACGTCCGGGGGCGGGGGCTGGAGGGAATCCTTGCCACTGCCGCTGGAGTCGGTTTCGCTTTCCTGCGCGGGTGGGTCGAGCAGGCCCGACCCACCAAGGAGGCCGTCTTCCCGCTCCTCGGGGTTCGAGTTCGACGGGCTGGGCGGCTCGCTGTCGGCCGTGCGCCCGTCGGAGGGCTGGTCCTCCGAGGAAGGCGTGCCCGGCTGGGTGCCGGGCTCCTGGCCGGTGTGGTCACCGGTCTCCGGCCTGCCCTCGGACATCCTGCTGTCCGGCTCGGGCGGTAGCAGCGACCGGATCGGGATGACCTCATCGTCTATGGCGTCGAAGACCGAGCTCACCTCGTCGCCGACATCCTGCAGCTGCGCCGGAAGCTTCTGGCGCAGCTGGGCCCAGCCGCTGCGATGCGTCTTGGCGAAGGAGGACAGCGACTGCATTGGAGCGATCTTGCCATCGCGCTCATACGCCTGGCTCAGCAGTCGGTGCCCCTCTGAGGCGTCGTGCCGCATGGAGCTGAGCGCCCTGCGGACATCGCCCAGCGCCTCGTGGTCCAGCGGACCCGATCTGCCGCGCTCCATGAGGCGTCGGGCTTCGTGCAGCCGGGTCGAGGCATGGTCCAGGTGCACCCTGCCGCGATCGGTGTCACCACCGGCCAGGTCGAGCTTGAGGTCTTCCATGCCGCGCTTCAGCCCGTAGAGCGTGTCGCCGGGCAGGGCGTTCGTACTGGCCGCTGCGACACCGCTGAAGGCGCCCGCCGCGACGCCCACCGTCAGTCCGCCCGCTGCGAGGCCCTTGGTCAGCCGCGATCTGGGGCGCAGCTTGCTCAGCGATCCCAGCGGGACGGCCCGATGCGCTCCTTTGCGCGAGCGGGTGCGCTGCTCGGGTACCAGCGTGCCGCCCTCCGCGAGGTGTGTCTCCATCGCGGCGATCAGCCGGGCCCGGTGAACGGTCTTCACCTCATGATCCAGCTCCGGCTTCGGCAGGGCGTCCAGCTCTCTGGCCAGCGCGAGCATCATCGCCTGGTCGGCCTCGCCCGGTGGCCCCTCCGGGCTGGCCGGGCTGGTCGAACCGTTCAGAACGGCGCCCTCGGTCCGGACACCGCTGCCTGCGCCCTCGGGGTCTTGCTCCTCGAGGGCCTGGGCGAAGGCGTTGGCCCGCCGATTCGTCGATACGGATCCGATCACGGGCGGCACCTCCTCTCGTCAGCACGGTCGACTCCCGGCTCATACGGAAGGTTGCACGGCCTCTGCGGGCTCACCCATTCGGGTGAAGATCCGGCGGGTAAAACGAGGCCGCGGGGAGTCTGCAACCCCCACAACGAGCGGCAGCGCACTCGGGTTACGGAGTGGCGATGATGTGACCGGGAGGTTGACCGAGAGGTCATCCAGGGTCACGAAGAGTCACCGTGCGTCGTCCGGAAGGAGCCGGGCCAGCGTACGAACGGCCCGATACTGAAGGGTTTTGATCGCCCCCTCGTTCTTGCCCATGATGCGTGCCGTCTCCGCGACCGAGAGGCCCTGCAGAAAGCGGAGCGTCACACACTCCTGCTGCTGCGGGTTGAGCCTGCGGACGGCCTCCAGCAGGGCGGCGTTGGAGAGGGATTCCAGCACCGAGTCCTCGGGGCTGCGCTCGACCTCGTTGGCGTCGAGCATTTCACCGGTGGTCACCTCCAGCCGGAAGCGGCTCGACTTGAAGTGGTCGGCGACGAGGTTACGGGCGATGGTGACCAGCCAGGCGCCGAAGTCGCGGCCCTGCCAGGTGAAGGTGCCGATGCGGCGCAGGGCGCGCAGGAAGGTCTCGCTGGTGAGGTCCTCGGCCGTGGCACGGCCGCCGACGCGGTAGTAGATGTAGCGGTAGACGGTGTCGGAGTACTGGTCGTAGAGCTGTCCGAACGCTTCGGACTCGCCGTCCTGGGCGCGTTCGACCAGATCCATCATGCGGCGGCTGTCGCTGTCGGTCGCGGGGCGGCGGGCCGTGGAGGTGCCGGCGGCTCCGGCGCGGCTGCGTCTGCCCACGGCGGTCGCTGCCGCTGTGCTGGTGGCTCCGTCGGCCAGGGCGTAGGCAGGGCCTACGGGGACGGGCGCGGCGAAAGCCGGGATGGCGTACGCGGTGGGGACGGAGACGAGTGCGCGCAATTGGTCGACGACCGTCGTGCGCAGCGTAGCCAGGCCCGAGGCGTCAACCCCGACGTGTGGGTAC
This window harbors:
- a CDS encoding NAD-dependent epimerase/dehydratase family protein, with protein sequence MGRVVLITGVARQLGGRLVRRIQREPDVDRVIAVDALAPAHHLGGAQFVRADIRQPAIGKLLAEHAVDTVVHMDVNGTPLTPRSGRASVKETNVIGTMQLLGACQKAPSVRRLVVKSSTNVYGSAPRDPAVFVESTAPKALPSGGFAKDTVEVEGYVRGFARRRPDVAVTVLRFANILGPCADSSFAEYFRLPVLPTVFGYDPRLQFVHEDDAIDVLSLAAGEPRRGSLNAGTFNIAGDGVLLLSQCARRLGRPTLPLLLPAISWARTALRAVGVTDFSPEQIRLLTHGRVVLTTQMREALGFEPRHTTADTFADFARTHGPGLLPPETLAHAVDRIQEAVRNG
- a CDS encoding lysophospholipid acyltransferase family protein, with the translated sequence MADAKVIPFDDDRSRGTGNTAGRGRRSGRRKGDAAPSLASVPVTGQSPAQQAEAAPEPPSGPLAESRLLDRLLGGGWDRKAAQGLSFLRRRVTGEYEVDDFGYDAELTDQVLMSLLRPMYEKYFRVEVRGVENIPADGGALVVANHSGTLPWDGLMLQVAVHDHHPADRHLRLLAADLVFVLPVVNELARKAGHTLACAEDAGRLLERGEVVGVMPEGFKGIGKPFSDRYKLQRFGRGGFVSTALRAGAPIVPCSIVGAEEIYPMLGNAKTVARLLGLPYFPITPTFPWLGPLGAVPLPTKWTIQFGEPIPTDGYPAEAADDPMLMFNLTDQVRETIQHTLYKLLVQRRSVFF
- a CDS encoding DUF5667 domain-containing protein; translated protein: MIGSVSTNRRANAFAQALEEQDPEGAGSGVRTEGAVLNGSTSPASPEGPPGEADQAMMLALARELDALPKPELDHEVKTVHRARLIAAMETHLAEGGTLVPEQRTRSRKGAHRAVPLGSLSKLRPRSRLTKGLAAGGLTVGVAAGAFSGVAAASTNALPGDTLYGLKRGMEDLKLDLAGGDTDRGRVHLDHASTRLHEARRLMERGRSGPLDHEALGDVRRALSSMRHDASEGHRLLSQAYERDGKIAPMQSLSSFAKTHRSGWAQLRQKLPAQLQDVGDEVSSVFDAIDDEVIPIRSLLPPEPDSRMSEGRPETGDHTGQEPGTQPGTPSSEDQPSDGRTADSEPPSPSNSNPEEREDGLLGGSGLLDPPAQESETDSSGSGKDSLQPPPPDVTIPPLLPGGLPGLGLEVDDDK
- a CDS encoding ECF subfamily RNA polymerase sigma factor, BldN family, with amino-acid sequence MYPHVGVDASGLATLRTTVVDQLRALVSVPTAYAIPAFAAPVPVGPAYALADGATSTAAATAVGRRSRAGAAGTSTARRPATDSDSRRMMDLVERAQDGESEAFGQLYDQYSDTVYRYIYYRVGGRATAEDLTSETFLRALRRIGTFTWQGRDFGAWLVTIARNLVADHFKSSRFRLEVTTGEMLDANEVERSPEDSVLESLSNAALLEAVRRLNPQQQECVTLRFLQGLSVAETARIMGKNEGAIKTLQYRAVRTLARLLPDDAR